A DNA window from Solanum lycopersicum chromosome 3, SLM_r2.1 contains the following coding sequences:
- the LOC112941144 gene encoding uncharacterized protein, producing the protein MDPLKYIFQKAMPSGKLAKWQMRLSEFDIVHVISKAINVQALADHLVENSVDEEYEQLKTYFHHDEVSFVGEDISEAYLGWRLLFDGATNHQGKGIGAVLVSKSGKHYPMASKLKFNCTNNMAQYEAYILGLKMAIDMNVNELLVIGYSDLLIHHVQGEWDVKNPNIIPYVQNLQKLCKRFCMIELRHTPKIQYELADTLDTVASIIKHSDTDYIDPLDRGLKEHPVHYSPIEAKPDDATSNQKKSIRHMDLNFFLSGEVLYRRTQDLYKRTQDLGLLRFVDVVEAAKLIEQKHAGVWCTHMNGITLARNILQSGTSTGATTYLRVYRTEAIILADVEIPSLRIIQEAELSNA; encoded by the exons ATGGATCCACTGAAGTATATCTTCCAAAAGGCGATGCCGTCTGGAAAGTTAGCTAAGTGGCAAATGAGGTTGAGTGAATTTGATATTGTGCATGTGATTTCGAAAGCGATAAACGTACAggctttggctgatcatcttgtaGAAAATTCCGTTGATGAAGAGTACGAACAActtaagacttattttcacCACGatgaagtgtcatttgtgggtgaggATATTTCTGAGGCATATCTAGGTTGGAGATTATTGTTTGACGGAGCGACAAATCATCAAGGTAAAGGTATTGGAGCAGTCTTAGTGTCAAAATCTGGTAAGCACTACCCCATGGCGTCTAAGCTCAAATTTaattgcacaaacaacatggccCAATACGAAGCTTATATTCTAGGGTTGAAGATGGCCATCGACATGAATGTCAACGAGTTGTTGGTTATTGGATATTCAGACCTTTTAATTCATCatgttcaaggagaatgggatGTGAAGAACCCAAATATTATACCTTATGTACAAAACTTGCAAAAGTTGTGTAAACGATTTTGTATGATTGAGTTAAGACATACTCCCAAAATACAATATGAATTGGCAGATACTCTGGACACCGTCGCTTCAATAATTAAACATTCGGATACAGATTATATTGATCCTCTAGATAGAGGGTTGAAAGAACATCCAGTCCATTATTCCCCTATTGAAGCAAAACCAGAcg ATGCTACGTCCAATCAGAAGAAGTCGATACGCCATATGGatctcaatttctttctaagTGGAGAAGTCCTATATAGGAGGACTCAAGACTTATATAAGAGGACTCAAGACTTAGGTCTTCTCAGATTTGTCGATGTCGTTGAAGCTGCAAAACTGATTGAGCAGAAACATGCTGGAGTTTGGTGTACGCATATGAATGGGATCACTTTGGCAAGAAATATCCTACAATCCGG AACAtcaactggagccactacatatTTGCGAGTATACCGAACAGAAGCAATCATACTTGCTGATGTTGAGATACCGTCTTTGAGAATAATCCAAGAAGCTGAGTTAAGTAACGCTTAA